A single region of the Chrysoperla carnea chromosome 5, inChrCarn1.1, whole genome shotgun sequence genome encodes:
- the LOC123299732 gene encoding uncharacterized protein LOC123299732: MVDTNSIIEGTVKFRDGKKWKSRWCVMRKLSPVADCLHLQLYRDSKDRYKQGQTKASLSLQHFLGIESGFTLDKESNTIAIICQDVIVVLAFDTRERLIQWQVKISTNLGEDLQYLILISTAPSKAKLPSGPARMHVQDYKFCLTTGVPPRLAGVWEIGHLRRYGVVEGRFCFEGGSRCGKGEGLYVLVTDLGGEITQTLQLAVQGKLSTKRRPVSRKMSAMDSPRKQLHPRSETRNSDISCLDAFNTNQQLSNVINNPNADMSRSLYSHDDSCQCHTSLHACMQHNDDLICACHRTSSPFNWSTESHSGVHQHSNADLDSNYGCGDTVSVSEMHDIVHSETWIASDNHGRNELGQPSLERCMSCISKLGAPSMSRSSTATVSGTPCTNGPLFNPAWTMENSQVPTCTHRAPPIGNTSDRMSVCSSHGSSSGNSEYSVPRQCLHGNDTTRNISSPTPPSVPPKSPKNIQHPLTLATTVQPCQCPPSRPPKPPQLSNSANNSPIKKKIRKLPMPLPITTPLKPANPTCSCQFGNIQESINQHVGPYENYDIPKTPLLVEPKNNESVVVHQPSSSINPEENYDTPKKIMECLASDQQGMNNTLPSVQTMSIRKPCGCILKFNKKTMPLTESKLLEHPDEARSDCPCRRVTPMCWPGNWMTIPYCRRGNGMENTSLPITNQIVPENKSETMAIYATVDKSKKTNRKPQELCMCPENGGNYANIEPLLPPKENKENISNTTPTTPAASFENYENIDFAQSLEHYENAKQLLQKAGITQEELDRLEIEMKPDNQQHATNISGPKLCHKCGHASTKVLENESLQSELEISQGASMDKLDDYLMMEPGKSNQPPPESVQKPQPEQHPFPGYIPMSPITNTNNDKVENSDLLKHCVNRLLGEKSSSNPSLVGPPVDRSRKRSESDMRISGAAMLMHHHVGNSPYNRKQIMDSSDCIESCRKSSLIARKRSSSADSSRYVEEDPDDLDNSLTTSRTTSPSTETLRKSSLSSLTNNDSTQIEHRLSSPCLHQETEPCYSEEYCRKLSIDVNSNETEGEDNSSLTSDSLRTQVTSHPQTVNIRRSSSVPCKSGQNRDSSSSNDSGVSTGSLKHRGADFAEFELPLTTSMSSRRHHHYAQRLMIAPTNCLHSSLPRRSKSSDPLRELTFQFQKIKIPAKSSSAEAEVPIFSTKGLKGFSSPADSSSMGPPYIDSRSTSSGTSDMSDYIETLSLSSHSSSDAADLRLIRQPTTTLRPRSGKEYHSLDRSILVGQHGLILDGTMKLQACGTTRGHGISRDPNASYANITPVPEKSESPSPGYMSGSSPGQETATTVPQTLLPGASHFSFQKTQ, from the exons atTGCCTTCATTTACAATTGTATCGTGACTCAAAAGATCGTTACAAACAAGGACAAACAAAAGCATCACTGTCCCTTCAACATTTTTTGGGAATTGAATCTGGTTTCACATTAGATAAAGAAAGTAATACAATAGCAATTATTTGCCAAGATGTGATTGTTGTATTAGCATTTGATACCAGAGAACGACTGATACAATGGCAGGTGAAAATATCAACGAATTTGGGTGAAGATTTGcagtatttaatattaatttcaactGCTCCGTCAAAGGCGAAATTACCAAGTGGACCAGCCAGAATGCATGTGcaagattataaattttgtttaactacTGGTGTTCCACCACGGTTAGCTGGTGTTTGGGAAATTGGCCATTTAAG GCGTTATGGTGTTGTGGAAGGTAGATTTTGTTTTGAAGGAGGTTCTAGATGTGGTAAAGGTGAAGGTTTATATGTTTTGGTCACAGATCTAGGAGGTGAAATTACACAAACATTACAATTAGCCGTTCAAGGAAAATTATCTACTAAGAGGCGTCCAGTTTCCCGAAAAATGTCAG cTATGGATAGTCCTCGAAAACAGTTGCATCCACGTTCAGAAACAAGAAATAGTGATATTAGTTGCTTGGACGCGTTCAATACTAATCAACAGCTttcaaatgttataaataatccaaatgcGGATATGTCCAGAAGCTTGTACTCACATGATGATTCATGCCAGTGTCACACTTCGTTACATGCTTGCATGCAACACAATGATGACTTAATCTGCGCGTGTCATCGAACTAGTTCACCATTCAATTGGTCCACTGAATCTCACAGTGGAGTCCATCAACATTCAAATGCCGATTTAGATTCCAATTATGGCTGTGGTGATACTGTATCTGTGAGTGAAATGCATGATATTGTTCACAGTGAAACTTGGATAGCATCAGACAATCATGGTCGTAATGAGTTAGGCCAGCCTTCGTTAGAAAGATGTATGagttgtatttcaaaattaggTGCACCATCAATGTCTCGTTCATCAACAGCCACAGTTAGTGGTACACCTTGTACCAACGGTCCACTTTTTAATCCAGCTTGGACAATGGAAAATTCACAGGTACCAACTTGTACTCATCGTGCGCCCCCAATAGGGAATACGAGTGATAGAATGTCTGTATGTTCATCACATGGAAGCAGCAGTGGAAATTCAGAATATTCTGTCCCAAGGCAATGTTTACATGGAAATGATACAACTAGGAATATTTCTTCACCAACACCACCTAGTGTTCCACCTAAAAGTCCGAAAAATATTCAACACCCACTGACACTAGCAACAACTGTACAGCCATGCCAATGTCCACCTTCACGTCCGCCGAAACCACCACAGTTATCGAATTCAGCAAATAATTCtccaattaaaaagaaaattcggAAATTACCAATGCCACTGCCTATTACTACACCTTTAAAGCCTGCTAATCCAACCTGTTCATGTCAATTTGGAAATATTCAAGAAAGTATTAATCAACATGTAGGACCTTATGAAAATTACGATATACCAAAAACACCTTTATTAGTT gaaccaaaaaataatgaatctgTAGTAGTTCACCAACCGTCGTCTAGCATTAACCCGGAAGAAAATTATGATACACCAAAGAAAATAATGGAATGCTTAGCTTCTGATCAACAGGGTATGAATAACACTTTGCCATCCGTTCAAACGATGAGTATTCGAAAACCATGTGgatgtattttgaaatttaacaaaaagacaATGCCATTAACTGAATCAAAATTACTTGAACATCCTGACGAAGCACGCAGTGATTGTCCATGTCGGCGTGTTACACCAATGTGTTGGCCAGGAAATTGGATGACAATACCATATTGTCGTCGTGGAAATGGAATGGAGAATACCAGTTTGCCAATCACAAATCAAATAGTGCCTGAGAATAAATCGGAAACAATGGCAATTTATGCCACAGTAGATAAATCAAAGAAAACAAATCGTAAACCTCAAGAATTATGTATGTGTCCTGAAAATGGTGGAAACTATGCTAACATAGAACCACTACTTCCAcctaaagaaaataaagaaaatatatccaATACTACACCAACAACACCAGCAGcttcttttgaaaattacgaaaatatagaTTTTGCTCAATCTTTAGAACATTATGAAAATGCAAAACAGTTACTTCAAAAAGCTGGTATCACACAGGAAGAGTTAGACCGTTTAGAAATAGAAATGAAACCAGATAATCAGCAACATGCCACAAATATTTCTGGTCCTAAATTATGTCATAAATGTGGCCATGCTAGCACGAAAGTTTTAGAAAACGAATCTTTACAGTCCGAATTAGAAATATCTCAAGGTGCAAGCATGGATAAACTAGACGATTACTTAATGATGGAGCCTGGTAAAAGCAATCAACCACCACCCGAAAGTGTACAAAAACCTCAACCAGAACAACACCCGTTCCCTGGATATATACCAATGTCTCCAATTACTAATACGAATAAtgacaaagttgaaaatagtgaTTTGCTGAAACATTGCGTCAATCGGTTGTTAGGAGAAAAATCATCCAGTAATCCCAGTTTAGTGGGCCCTCCTGTGGATCGAAGTAGAAAAAGGTCGGAATCTGATATGCGAATATCAGGTGCCGCTATGTTAATGCATCACCATGTTGGAAATAGTCCGTAtaatagaaaacaaattatGGATTCAAGTGATTGTATAGAAAGTTGTCGAAAATCTTCTCTTATTGCTCGTAAACGTTCAAGTTCGGCGGATTCTAGTCGATATGTAGAGGAAGATCCAGACGATTTAGATAATAGCTTAACTACTAGTCGTACAACTTCCCCTTCCACTGAGACGTTGCGGAAATCATCGTTGTCCTCATTAACGAATAACGATTCTACTCAAATAGAGCATAGACTTTCGTCCCCTTGTTTACATCAAGAAACCGAGCCTTGTTATAGTGAAGAATACTGTCGAAAACTTAGTATAGACGTTAATTCAAATGAGACTGAAGGTGAAGATAATAGTAGTTTAACCAGTGATTCTTTGCGAACACAAGTTACATCTCACCCACAAACAGTTAATATAAGAAGATCGTCTAGTGTTCCATGTAAATCAGGACAAAATAGAGATTCAAGCAGCTCCAATGATTCAGGTGTATCGACCGGTTCATTAAAACATCGAGGGGCTGATTTTGCAGAGTTTGAATTGCCGTTAACTACATCGATGTCAAGTCGACGACATCATCATTATGCACAACGACTTATGATTGCTCCAACAAACTGCCTACACTCATCATTGCCAAGAAGATCGAAATCTTCAGACCCTCTCAGGGAATTAACGTtccaattccaaaaaattaaaattccggCCAAATCTTCTTCAGCCGAGGCAGAAGTTCCAATTTTCTCAACCAAAGGCTTAAAAG gTTTCAGTAGTCCTGCTGATAGTAGTTCGATGGGACCACCATATATCGATTCTCGCAGCACCAGTAGTGGTACTTCAGATATGTCAGATTATATAGAAACTTTATCCCTGTCTTCCCACAGCTCGTCTGATGCAGCAGATCTCAg actAATTAGACAGCCAACAACAACATTAAGACCACGATCCGGAAAAGAATATCATAGTTTAGATCGTTCAATATTAGTAGGGCAACATGGACTTATATTAGATGGAACAATGAAACTGCAAGCTTGCGGTACAACCCGCGGCCATGGAATTTCAAGAGATCCAAATGCTTCGTACGCCAATATAACTCCAGTTCCTGAAAAATCGGAGTCACCGAGTCCTGGTTATATGAGTGGTTCATCCCCGGGACAAGAAACTGCAACTACAGTCCCGCAAACACTCCTACCAGGTGCATCTCACTTCAGTTTTCAG AAAACCCAATAA